One part of the Phycisphaeraceae bacterium genome encodes these proteins:
- a CDS encoding response regulator gives MGSSGVTVWGLRLAGCAMIGWGVWWATRPVDRDALDRSSAAAVLMDMGGSVRADIARVVEPAIERTRKLASDPVVIDAIRRGDSEAQTRACNSAIKSSTEIDAIALFDMDGHIAAINTVYESGKPIARDRIDRIMGQSFASRDIIQKCVRNTSDDQVLEFQTTCDITPAFFDSSGLSIACSVPVRDPRTGAKLGVASSRLRFERLTDLIRGRSIGGKVASLEFVTDRGEYFSEEINSGHATPPVPVSVLAGIVAPLVGGGSDYSLTKHAGGYLCLFRLQDFETLEGGGIQVLLQANEKWLTGEIRQSQAFTAVGLIGAGILLLMMASIIRNVAALRISEKTAVAERTAAQSALAELSAHKAALDQHALVSVMDASGKFVDVNDALCRTSGYERKDLIGKSHRMLGSDVHDEDFWRQLWRAIEAGGAWHGEICHESRDESPYWVQATIVPFKDGSGKIAKYVTICTDLTERKRAEAERDRANRAEAANQAKSEFLANMSHEIRTPLNGVIGLLDLLLGSELTPDQRRYGKLAKTSAALLTSVIGDILDLSKIEAGRLEMCPCDFNLHDTVEEIVDMMAQPASRKGLETACHISPDVPVVVRADSERLRQVIVNLVNNAVKFTEQGSVVIRVTPETRADGSAKVRFTVTDTGIGIPSDRMHRLFRAFSQADTSTTRVYGGTGLGLVISKQIVELMGGEIGVESEAGHGSTFWFTITFELPSQAAVPPPAPRLDPCPIRVLAVDDSQVQRDMLREQIGSWGIEAATAADGDEALRMLIESASSSEPFRVAIVDRDMPGMDGFDLAMAIRSRRDVRGTALMIVLSPEDEIDPKRLRDMGFAGHMTKPIRQSQLFDAIMDTVAAADRYPTPQASLPKMPPPAAAPSRLQGLHILVAEDNEVNQIVVREVLARSGHHCDIVPDGRQAAEAVKRGRYDLVLMDCQMPVMDGFEATREIRLREQEEQIAGQARQGLPIIALTANAMKGDRERCLEAGMTAYATKPINPKELLQTIEHAMGVNSAVSEAA, from the coding sequence ATGGGTTCGTCTGGTGTCACGGTCTGGGGGCTGCGCCTGGCTGGGTGTGCGATGATTGGATGGGGGGTCTGGTGGGCAACACGCCCGGTCGACCGTGACGCTCTTGATCGTTCATCCGCGGCAGCAGTTCTGATGGACATGGGCGGCTCCGTACGGGCGGATATTGCACGCGTCGTGGAGCCGGCCATCGAGCGTACGCGGAAGCTGGCCTCCGACCCCGTAGTGATCGATGCGATCCGGCGTGGAGACAGCGAAGCCCAGACCCGTGCGTGCAACAGCGCGATCAAGTCATCGACGGAAATCGATGCGATCGCTCTCTTTGACATGGACGGACACATCGCAGCCATCAACACGGTGTACGAGTCGGGCAAGCCTATCGCCCGAGATCGTATCGATCGGATCATGGGTCAGAGCTTCGCCAGTCGAGACATTATTCAGAAGTGCGTTCGGAATACCTCGGATGACCAGGTGCTCGAGTTCCAGACCACCTGCGATATCACTCCGGCGTTCTTTGATTCCAGCGGACTCTCCATCGCGTGTTCGGTCCCGGTCCGCGATCCGCGAACCGGTGCCAAGCTCGGCGTTGCAAGCTCGCGGCTTCGTTTCGAACGACTCACGGATCTCATCCGCGGCAGGTCGATCGGAGGCAAAGTCGCCTCTCTGGAGTTCGTGACCGATCGCGGCGAGTATTTCTCTGAAGAGATCAACTCGGGGCATGCAACGCCGCCGGTTCCGGTGAGTGTATTGGCCGGTATTGTGGCGCCACTGGTCGGGGGTGGATCCGATTACTCCCTTACCAAGCACGCGGGGGGGTACCTCTGCCTGTTTCGCCTTCAGGACTTCGAGACACTTGAGGGAGGCGGGATTCAGGTTCTGCTGCAGGCTAATGAAAAGTGGTTGACGGGTGAGATCCGGCAGTCGCAGGCGTTCACCGCGGTCGGGCTGATTGGCGCCGGGATACTCCTGTTGATGATGGCATCGATCATCCGGAACGTCGCCGCTCTTCGGATCAGCGAGAAGACCGCTGTGGCGGAGCGGACGGCCGCGCAATCCGCGCTGGCCGAACTCTCCGCTCACAAAGCCGCGCTCGATCAGCACGCCCTGGTGTCGGTCATGGATGCATCGGGGAAGTTCGTCGATGTCAACGATGCGCTCTGTCGGACCAGCGGATATGAACGAAAGGACCTCATCGGCAAGAGTCACCGTATGCTCGGCTCCGATGTCCATGACGAGGACTTCTGGCGTCAACTCTGGCGGGCGATCGAAGCAGGCGGGGCATGGCACGGCGAGATCTGCCACGAGTCCCGGGACGAATCCCCATATTGGGTGCAGGCAACCATTGTGCCGTTCAAGGATGGCAGCGGGAAGATTGCAAAGTATGTCACGATCTGCACCGACCTGACCGAGCGAAAGCGAGCCGAGGCAGAGCGTGACCGTGCCAACCGTGCTGAAGCGGCTAACCAAGCCAAGAGCGAGTTCCTGGCCAACATGAGCCACGAGATCCGTACGCCGTTGAATGGCGTCATTGGTCTGCTGGACCTTTTGCTTGGCTCAGAGCTGACCCCCGACCAGCGACGGTACGGGAAACTGGCCAAGACCTCGGCCGCGCTCCTCACCAGCGTCATCGGTGACATTCTCGACTTGTCCAAGATCGAGGCAGGACGGCTTGAGATGTGCCCGTGTGACTTCAATCTCCACGATACTGTGGAGGAGATCGTCGACATGATGGCGCAGCCGGCCTCCCGGAAGGGGCTGGAAACGGCGTGTCACATCAGCCCCGACGTGCCGGTTGTGGTTCGCGCCGACTCCGAACGACTGCGGCAGGTTATCGTCAACCTCGTCAACAATGCCGTCAAGTTCACCGAGCAGGGGTCGGTCGTGATCCGTGTCACGCCTGAAACGCGCGCCGACGGAAGCGCGAAGGTCCGGTTTACCGTTACGGACACCGGAATCGGAATCCCGTCCGATCGAATGCACCGTCTCTTCAGGGCCTTCTCGCAGGCTGACACCTCGACAACGAGGGTCTACGGCGGAACCGGCCTTGGGCTTGTCATTTCCAAGCAGATCGTGGAGTTAATGGGGGGGGAGATCGGTGTCGAGAGCGAAGCCGGGCACGGTTCGACCTTCTGGTTCACGATTACGTTCGAGCTCCCATCGCAGGCGGCCGTTCCCCCACCAGCCCCTCGCTTGGATCCCTGCCCCATCCGGGTTCTTGCCGTCGATGACAGCCAGGTCCAGCGAGACATGCTGCGAGAGCAGATCGGCTCCTGGGGCATCGAGGCCGCGACCGCGGCAGACGGCGACGAGGCGCTTCGCATGCTCATCGAAAGTGCCTCGTCGTCCGAGCCGTTTCGTGTCGCCATTGTCGACCGCGACATGCCGGGCATGGATGGCTTCGACCTGGCGATGGCCATCCGATCCCGACGGGATGTCCGCGGCACCGCGCTGATGATTGTGCTCTCACCCGAAGACGAGATCGATCCGAAGCGCCTGCGGGACATGGGCTTCGCCGGTCACATGACCAAGCCGATCCGGCAATCGCAGCTCTTTGATGCAATTATGGATACAGTCGCGGCGGCGGATAGGTACCCAACCCCTCAAGCGTCGCTTCCCAAGATGCCGCCTCCTGCCGCGGCGCCATCGCGGTTGCAAGGCCTGCACATCCTGGTGGCCGAGGATAACGAGGTGAACCAGATCGTGGTCCGCGAGGTCCTCGCGAGGTCCGGCCATCACTGCGACATCGTCCCCGACGGTCGCCAAGCGGCCGAGGCTGTCAAGCGAGGTCGGTACGACCTGGTGCTGATGGACTGCCAGATGCCCGTCATGGATGGCTTCGAGGCGACGCGTGAGATACGTCTCCGCGAGCAGGAAGAGCAGATCGCGGGCCAAGCCCGGCAAGGGTTGCCGATCATCGCGCTGACGGCAAATGCCATGAAAGGCGACCGCGAGCGCTGCCTCGAAGCCGGGATGACCGCCTACGCGACCAAGCCCATCAATCCGAAGGAACTGCTGCAGACCATTGAGCATGCGATGGGCGTCAATTCAGCCGTGTCCGAAGCGGCATAG
- a CDS encoding Hpt domain-containing protein — protein sequence MTRSETSEQPPAPPPLAIKELSERCMGSADVAMLVLNMLEKQLRGDMPEIERLVAAQDAALVAKAAHALKGAAGAAAAPALHDLAAKIEMMAKGNQLALLSEIMVRLRAEVERCIGYLPAARESLRGCAGGEPLPKEQRP from the coding sequence ATGACTCGCAGTGAGACTTCCGAGCAACCACCAGCACCGCCGCCGCTGGCCATCAAGGAGCTCTCCGAACGGTGCATGGGCAGCGCCGATGTAGCGATGCTTGTCCTCAACATGCTTGAGAAGCAGCTCCGCGGCGACATGCCAGAGATTGAACGGCTCGTGGCCGCACAAGACGCCGCCCTGGTCGCCAAGGCGGCACACGCGTTGAAGGGCGCGGCCGGGGCGGCTGCGGCGCCTGCGCTCCATGATCTGGCGGCCAAGATCGAGATGATGGCCAAGGGCAACCAACTTGCTCTGCTTAGTGAGATCATGGTTCGGCTTCGAGCCGAAGTGGAGCGGTGCATCGGATATCTGCCGGCTGCACGCGAATCACTTCGGGGATGCGCGGGGGGCGAGCCGCTGCCAAAGGAGCAGCGTCCATGA
- a CDS encoding response regulator — MKVLVADDNEISLALLEATLTRAGYQVETARDGIEALERVRTGGCRLVVSDWEMPGLSGPELCKAIRTDDLPGYVYVILVTAHDTPQETVEGLSAGADDFVAKPFNPSVLIARVRTGQRIVALETREVAIFAMAKLAESRDPETGAHLERVRSYCRVLARELASSAKFEAEVDDEFVRLIYLTSPLHDIGKVGIPDSVLLKAGRLSDREFEIMKMHAMLGAQTLDSALRAFPGVKFLEMARDIAATHHERWDGSGYPEGLAGPEIPLCGRIVALADVYDALTSKRVYKAAFTHEIARSMIIRESGIHFDPEVVEAFVRAEDQFVDIRARYAEPQALAA; from the coding sequence ATGAAGGTGCTTGTCGCCGACGACAACGAGATTTCGCTGGCATTGCTTGAGGCAACGCTGACCCGCGCTGGATACCAGGTGGAGACCGCCCGGGATGGCATCGAGGCCTTGGAGCGGGTGCGGACCGGTGGGTGCCGCCTGGTCGTGTCGGACTGGGAGATGCCCGGCCTCAGCGGCCCCGAGCTGTGCAAGGCAATCCGGACGGATGACCTCCCGGGTTATGTGTACGTTATTCTCGTGACCGCGCACGATACGCCCCAGGAGACGGTCGAGGGCCTCTCTGCCGGCGCCGACGACTTTGTCGCAAAGCCATTTAATCCATCGGTGTTGATTGCCCGGGTGCGGACGGGGCAGCGGATCGTTGCGCTCGAGACGCGCGAGGTCGCCATCTTTGCGATGGCAAAGCTCGCCGAGTCCCGCGATCCCGAGACGGGCGCCCACCTGGAGCGGGTACGCAGTTACTGCAGGGTGCTGGCCCGGGAGCTCGCTTCCTCAGCGAAGTTCGAGGCCGAGGTCGACGACGAGTTTGTCCGTCTGATCTACTTGACCAGCCCGCTTCACGACATCGGAAAGGTCGGTATTCCAGACAGCGTGCTGCTCAAGGCAGGCCGGCTGAGCGATCGCGAGTTCGAGATTATGAAAATGCACGCTATGCTCGGGGCCCAGACGCTGGACTCGGCGCTGCGTGCATTCCCTGGAGTCAAGTTTCTGGAGATGGCCCGAGACATCGCCGCGACCCACCATGAGCGATGGGATGGATCGGGGTATCCCGAGGGGCTGGCCGGCCCGGAAATCCCACTCTGCGGACGCATCGTTGCGCTGGCCGATGTCTACGACGCGCTGACCTCCAAGCGGGTGTACAAGGCCGCATTCACCCATGAAATCGCTCGTTCGATGATCATCCGTGAGTCGGGGATCCACTTTGACCCTGAAGTGGTCGAGGCCTTCGTTCGCGCCGAAGACCAGTTTGTGGACATCCGCGCTCGCTACGCAGAGCCCCAGGCGCTGGCGGCGTGA
- a CDS encoding response regulator, with the protein MKRPTGDLANGERQVLLWQIVARALAAGVGLTGAVVLLGWLFNAEVIKAVLPGRVSMNPATAISFVASALALWLVAAAAPRQAAIRVARVLAALIVLVSLLRLAGSLTAWDPGIDRILFSSRLDTSPLGPNRMAPHTATAFLFSGGTVLLLTFPSVVCSIAAMSLGVVVALLGALALVGHANGVITMFGVSASIGMALHTSVAFIVMAAGFLPVAWARLAAPVAQGGVDPGGQGVEDRSSDRLSLAGFAVACAVMTVVGVTTFASIRHFLDDKNLESRAREVLSNERKLAFALANVESCVRAYIITGAETALDPYQDALLQVDQERSRLHSMIADDPLRRPFLDSLEPLVVEKLLWTHQNIVIRRNEGFGPASARVATGTGQRLMGEILAVLSAMEEHENALLEQRSAAADAGGTATVTVVSIGSFLGVATVGLSGLLIRRDIVRRRATERELLRAKMAAESASRAKSEFVAHMSHEIRTPLNGVIGMTDLLLGTGLSDQQRRFCQLAKSSAESLTTVINDILDFSKIEAGKLEIVASDFNLYNAVEDVMDVMAQRASKKGLEMACHIHPSVPTMVRGDGDRLRQILINLVNNATKFTERGAVVVRVSLDSGQTDRVTIRFTVTDTGVGIPRDRIDRLFRSFSQADASTTRVYGGTGLGLVISKRLSELMGGTIGVESNPGRGSTFWFTAVFERIGPASAAESRVRLDPRTLRVLAVDDNDVQREILRDQISSWGLEAATAPDGEQALRMLGEAAAASLPFRVAIVDSDMPGMDGFELATAVRARNDIKETVLMILLSAEASIEPEKLRSMGFSGHMSKPVRQSQLFNSIMDAIAAAKQDPAPAMPIPSGTTDDLVERPANAPAKARILVAEDNEVNQVVVAELLSKSGYARDIVPDGKKAVEAAKSGQYHLVLMDCQMPVMDGFEASREIRRHERSAPLCASGGRLPIIALTANAMKGDREQCLDAGMDDYASKPINPVELLRTIERALAAQTVRDVTIDAG; encoded by the coding sequence ATGAAACGCCCGACAGGTGACCTAGCCAACGGTGAACGCCAAGTTTTGCTTTGGCAGATCGTTGCTCGCGCTCTCGCTGCCGGCGTTGGACTCACCGGCGCCGTGGTGCTCCTCGGTTGGTTGTTCAACGCAGAAGTGATCAAGGCGGTCCTTCCCGGCCGAGTCAGCATGAACCCCGCGACCGCGATCTCCTTCGTCGCGTCAGCGCTGGCCCTTTGGCTCGTTGCAGCGGCTGCGCCGAGGCAGGCCGCAATCCGTGTTGCGAGGGTGCTCGCCGCCCTGATCGTGCTTGTCAGCCTGCTGCGTCTTGCCGGCTCGCTCACCGCTTGGGACCCAGGAATCGATCGAATCCTCTTCTCATCGCGGCTGGATACGTCCCCCCTTGGTCCCAACCGCATGGCTCCTCACACCGCCACGGCATTCCTCTTTTCTGGCGGAACGGTGCTGCTGCTCACATTCCCATCAGTCGTGTGCAGCATCGCCGCGATGTCTCTGGGGGTCGTCGTCGCCCTTCTCGGTGCCCTTGCCTTAGTCGGGCACGCCAACGGCGTGATCACCATGTTCGGGGTGTCGGCATCAATCGGGATGGCACTGCACACATCCGTAGCGTTCATCGTCATGGCGGCGGGCTTTCTGCCTGTTGCCTGGGCTCGACTTGCAGCGCCGGTGGCTCAGGGCGGAGTCGATCCGGGCGGCCAAGGTGTTGAAGATCGGTCCAGCGATCGACTGAGTCTCGCGGGCTTTGCGGTTGCCTGCGCCGTCATGACTGTGGTCGGAGTAACGACGTTCGCGAGCATTCGACACTTTCTCGATGACAAGAACCTGGAGAGTCGTGCGAGAGAAGTACTTTCAAATGAAAGAAAACTGGCTTTTGCTCTTGCGAATGTTGAATCGTGCGTACGTGCATATATTATTACGGGAGCTGAGACGGCGCTTGATCCTTACCAAGACGCACTTCTGCAGGTCGATCAGGAGCGCAGCCGTCTCCACAGCATGATTGCGGACGATCCGCTGCGACGACCATTCTTGGATTCACTGGAGCCACTCGTTGTCGAGAAGCTCTTGTGGACGCATCAGAACATCGTGATTCGTCGAAATGAAGGGTTCGGGCCCGCGAGCGCCCGCGTCGCCACGGGGACTGGACAGCGGCTGATGGGCGAGATCCTCGCCGTTCTCTCGGCGATGGAAGAGCACGAGAATGCCCTGCTCGAACAGCGCTCCGCAGCCGCGGACGCCGGAGGGACTGCAACCGTCACTGTGGTGTCGATCGGCAGTTTTCTCGGTGTTGCGACCGTCGGCCTTTCCGGTCTGCTTATTCGGCGGGACATCGTCAGACGGCGTGCGACCGAGCGGGAACTGCTTCGTGCCAAGATGGCGGCGGAGTCGGCCAGCCGTGCCAAGAGCGAGTTTGTCGCCCACATGAGCCATGAGATTCGCACGCCACTCAACGGCGTGATCGGCATGACCGACCTGCTGCTGGGAACCGGCCTTTCCGACCAGCAGCGCCGCTTCTGCCAGCTCGCCAAGTCATCCGCAGAATCCCTGACCACCGTGATCAACGACATCCTGGATTTCTCCAAGATCGAGGCGGGGAAACTCGAGATCGTCGCCAGTGATTTCAATCTGTACAACGCTGTCGAAGATGTCATGGATGTCATGGCACAGCGGGCGTCCAAGAAAGGGCTGGAGATGGCATGCCATATCCACCCGAGCGTGCCGACCATGGTTCGTGGCGATGGCGATCGGCTCCGGCAGATCCTGATCAACCTGGTCAACAACGCCACCAAGTTCACGGAGCGTGGAGCCGTTGTTGTTCGGGTATCGCTTGATTCTGGGCAGACCGACCGCGTCACCATCCGTTTCACTGTGACCGACACCGGAGTCGGGATTCCGAGGGATCGCATCGACCGGCTGTTCAGATCCTTCTCTCAGGCCGATGCCTCGACGACTCGCGTTTACGGTGGAACGGGGCTTGGTCTGGTCATCTCCAAGCGGTTGTCGGAGCTCATGGGGGGAACGATCGGTGTGGAGAGCAATCCGGGGAGGGGTTCTACGTTCTGGTTCACCGCGGTCTTTGAACGGATCGGACCGGCCAGCGCTGCCGAGTCGCGCGTGCGGCTGGATCCGAGGACGCTGCGGGTCCTGGCGGTCGATGACAACGATGTTCAGCGGGAGATCCTTCGCGATCAGATCTCAAGTTGGGGCTTGGAAGCCGCTACCGCGCCCGACGGTGAGCAGGCCCTAAGGATGCTCGGCGAAGCCGCGGCGGCCTCGTTGCCGTTCCGTGTTGCGATCGTCGACAGCGACATGCCGGGAATGGACGGATTCGAGCTCGCCACCGCCGTCAGGGCCCGCAACGATATCAAAGAAACCGTTCTCATGATCCTGCTCTCGGCCGAAGCAAGCATCGAGCCCGAGAAGCTCCGGTCTATGGGCTTTTCCGGCCACATGTCCAAACCCGTCCGGCAGTCGCAGCTGTTCAACTCGATCATGGACGCTATCGCCGCGGCCAAGCAGGATCCGGCGCCGGCGATGCCAATACCAAGCGGCACCACGGACGACCTCGTGGAACGACCGGCCAACGCGCCAGCGAAGGCCCGCATCTTGGTGGCAGAGGATAACGAGGTCAACCAGGTCGTCGTTGCTGAACTCCTGTCCAAGTCGGGCTACGCCCGCGACATCGTTCCCGACGGCAAAAAAGCGGTAGAAGCGGCGAAGAGCGGGCAGTACCACTTGGTGTTGATGGACTGTCAGATGCCGGTGATGGACGGTTTCGAGGCCTCCCGCGAGATTCGTCGTCACGAACGATCGGCGCCACTGTGTGCGTCGGGTGGCCGCCTGCCAATTATTGCGCTGACCGCCAACGCGATGAAGGGTGACCGAGAGCAGTGCCTGGATGCGGGAATGGACGACTACGCGAGCAAACCGATCAATCCGGTCGAGTTGCTACGAACGATTGAACGGGCCCTCGCCGCTCAAACGGTTCGGGACGTTACCATTGATGCTGGCTAA
- a CDS encoding DUF3224 domain-containing protein gives MAEHATGTFDVKLTPMQPDDPAHTLPGRLLIDKRFHGGLNGTSKGQMLAARTAVDGSAGYVALEIVTGTLSGRSGTFVLQHTGTMNRGTPHLVVSVVPDSGTDGFAGLRGSMKIIVEGGRHSYDFDYTMGP, from the coding sequence GTGGCAGAGCACGCGACCGGGACATTCGATGTGAAGTTGACGCCGATGCAGCCTGACGACCCTGCTCACACCCTTCCCGGGCGCCTGCTGATCGACAAGCGGTTCCATGGCGGCCTCAACGGCACGAGCAAAGGCCAGATGCTTGCGGCCCGCACCGCCGTTGACGGTTCGGCGGGGTATGTCGCTCTCGAGATTGTCACGGGCACGCTCTCGGGCCGGAGCGGAACATTCGTCCTCCAGCACACCGGCACGATGAACCGCGGCACGCCGCACCTCGTCGTGAGTGTCGTCCCCGACTCCGGCACCGACGGCTTCGCCGGCCTCCGAGGATCCATGAAGATCATTGTCGAAGGCGGTCGGCACTCATACGATTTTGACTACACCATGGGTCCATAA
- a CDS encoding TolC family protein — protein MKTRAVGRAGWSVRLLPCTTVFLSVLSGCASQRPDPRAEEAASTAAGLETAIAFRAEGGPLDEAADINSLTLADAVQRAVATDPRLHAALARVRIAMADADQARLLPNPVLDFVLRWGPGKPQFEVSLAQDLIQILRIPKQSSAADHRLRQAAADAVTVALDTVVEVQERYIAAQGLELLLPLLLERRELLDKVVATAKARLEAGEGTRSDLTILEAERVELDVDIAESRRQLRDDRLRLARLIGEPSGPAAWPLEPWSAPATALSSESEWIVAALANRPEVQSVAWSLAALGDEEALASFFPWDGAGFGFDAQRDEEFFIGPSISTPIPVFDTGQARRARASAEQIEARHDLTMARRMVVEEVRVAYQSQEAIAANLRRIRSELIPLQEQRRRQVEAAYQAGQSDVTPLFLAEQDLRAARARGIEAEQQLSLAAARLQRAVGGPGVARSVGHPQDSPSSEPPISSSSSTPTTAHTAAR, from the coding sequence ATGAAGACTCGCGCCGTTGGCCGCGCGGGATGGAGCGTCAGGCTCCTTCCGTGCACCACCGTGTTCCTTTCCGTTCTGTCGGGGTGCGCCTCCCAGCGACCCGACCCCCGTGCCGAGGAGGCCGCGTCCACCGCGGCGGGGCTGGAAACTGCCATCGCCTTCCGGGCCGAAGGCGGCCCGCTGGACGAGGCGGCCGACATCAACTCGCTGACCCTCGCCGATGCGGTCCAGCGCGCGGTCGCTACCGATCCACGTCTGCACGCGGCCCTTGCCCGGGTCCGCATCGCGATGGCGGATGCGGACCAGGCACGCCTGCTGCCAAACCCGGTCCTGGACTTCGTGCTGCGATGGGGGCCGGGCAAGCCGCAGTTCGAGGTTTCGCTCGCACAGGACCTGATCCAGATCCTGCGGATCCCGAAGCAATCAAGCGCGGCGGACCACCGCTTGCGGCAGGCCGCGGCTGACGCCGTCACGGTGGCGCTGGACACAGTTGTTGAGGTGCAGGAGCGGTACATCGCGGCGCAGGGCCTCGAGCTGCTTCTGCCGCTGCTGCTGGAGCGTCGCGAGCTGCTGGACAAGGTGGTCGCCACCGCGAAGGCAAGGCTCGAAGCCGGCGAGGGGACGCGGAGCGACCTGACGATCCTCGAGGCGGAACGGGTCGAACTAGACGTCGACATCGCGGAGTCGCGGCGGCAACTCAGGGACGATCGACTCCGCCTTGCCCGCCTGATCGGCGAGCCCTCGGGGCCTGCGGCGTGGCCGCTGGAGCCGTGGTCGGCCCCGGCAACCGCCCTCAGCAGCGAGTCGGAGTGGATCGTCGCCGCGCTCGCGAACCGGCCCGAGGTGCAGTCGGTCGCTTGGTCGCTCGCCGCGCTGGGGGATGAGGAGGCGCTGGCGTCGTTCTTCCCTTGGGACGGCGCCGGGTTCGGGTTCGATGCGCAGCGCGATGAAGAGTTCTTCATCGGGCCGTCGATCTCAACGCCGATACCTGTCTTCGACACCGGTCAGGCCAGAAGAGCCCGGGCCAGCGCCGAGCAGATCGAGGCCCGGCACGACCTCACCATGGCCCGACGCATGGTGGTGGAAGAGGTGCGTGTCGCGTACCAGTCGCAGGAGGCAATCGCCGCGAACCTGCGACGGATCCGGTCCGAACTCATCCCGCTGCAGGAGCAGCGTCGCCGGCAGGTGGAAGCGGCGTACCAGGCAGGCCAATCGGACGTGACCCCTCTCTTCCTTGCGGAGCAGGACCTGCGTGCAGCGCGCGCCAGGGGAATCGAAGCCGAGCAGCAGCTTTCCCTCGCGGCCGCGCGCCTGCAGCGGGCCGTCGGCGGCCCGGGCGTGGCGAGATCCGTTGGCCACCCGCAGGACTCCCCATCGTCGGAGCCGCCGATCTCATCATCTTCATCCACACCCACCACAGCGCACACCGCAGCACGCTGA
- a CDS encoding efflux RND transporter periplasmic adaptor subunit — protein sequence MLDRTPPTHQHQAPRASIVAVLISLSLLGSLASCKDSTPSAGATTPRTAHESRDHGHGDHDEHADEVVLTSEAIDRYGIAVGEAQLWILRSTFVAPARIAFNTEAMAHVGSLVRGRAVEISARLGDQVKKGDPLVIVESPELGQAQADLLLKRAAVETALPQVELARAAWDRARGLLEHSQGISLTEVQRREAEYKATVAGVKAAEATAVAAENELHLLGMDQSAIDELVASGEVRPRYTVRAAIDGRVVQREITLGELVSPDRESLMVLADTSMLWVLADVPESRLPSIAVGGKAWVSAGHAAAGPGEGAAARFEGQISYVSPLVDPTTRTAQVRIEIPSEALGAAAIRPGMFAQVEIVAAPPDGNEPPPRVAVPQGAVQQVEGGPAVFVPVPGEPNTFQKRALTVGPTVGGLVPVFAGLVEGEKFAESGSFILKAELGKGSAAHEH from the coding sequence ATGCTCGACAGAACACCCCCCACGCATCAACACCAGGCTCCTCGTGCATCGATCGTCGCGGTGCTGATCTCGCTCTCGCTTCTGGGGTCGCTCGCTTCATGCAAGGACTCCACGCCGAGCGCGGGAGCCACTACCCCGAGGACCGCCCATGAATCCCGAGACCACGGCCACGGCGACCACGACGAGCACGCGGACGAGGTTGTCCTGACCTCCGAGGCGATCGACCGCTACGGCATCGCGGTCGGCGAGGCTCAACTGTGGATCCTGCGGTCCACCTTCGTCGCCCCGGCCCGCATCGCCTTCAACACGGAGGCGATGGCCCACGTCGGCTCGCTGGTCCGCGGCCGGGCCGTCGAGATCAGCGCGAGGCTCGGCGACCAGGTCAAGAAGGGCGACCCGCTGGTGATCGTCGAGAGCCCCGAACTGGGCCAGGCCCAGGCCGACCTTCTGCTCAAGCGCGCGGCGGTGGAGACGGCGCTCCCCCAGGTGGAACTCGCTAGGGCCGCGTGGGACCGCGCCCGGGGTCTGCTGGAGCACTCCCAGGGCATCTCCCTCACCGAGGTTCAGCGGCGAGAAGCCGAGTACAAGGCGACAGTCGCGGGCGTGAAGGCCGCGGAGGCCACCGCGGTCGCCGCCGAGAACGAACTGCACCTGCTGGGGATGGACCAGAGTGCGATCGATGAGTTGGTCGCATCGGGCGAGGTGCGGCCCCGGTACACCGTCCGCGCCGCCATCGACGGCCGGGTTGTACAACGCGAGATCACCCTGGGCGAACTGGTGAGCCCCGATCGTGAGTCGCTGATGGTCCTGGCGGACACCTCGATGCTCTGGGTGCTGGCGGATGTGCCGGAGTCACGGCTGCCATCGATCGCCGTGGGCGGAAAGGCTTGGGTCTCGGCCGGCCATGCCGCCGCGGGGCCGGGGGAGGGAGCCGCGGCGCGGTTCGAGGGGCAGATCTCGTACGTCTCGCCGCTGGTCGATCCGACCACCCGAACCGCGCAGGTCCGCATCGAGATCCCCAGCGAAGCACTGGGGGCAGCCGCGATCCGGCCGGGCATGTTTGCGCAGGTCGAGATTGTCGCCGCGCCGCCGGACGGCAACGAACCGCCGCCCCGCGTCGCCGTCCCGCAGGGCGCGGTCCAGCAGGTCGAGGGCGGGCCCGCGGTGTTCGTTCCGGTCCCGGGTGAACCCAACACGTTTCAGAAGCGGGCGCTGACCGTCGGCCCGACCGTCGGCGGGCTGGTGCCCGTGTTCGCAGGGCTGGTCGAGGGTGAGAAGTTCGCGGAGTCGGGTTCGTTCATCCTCAAGGCCGAACTCGGCAAGGGCTCCGCGGCCCACGAGCACTGA